Sequence from the Streptomyces sp. R33 genome:
CAGCTCGTCGGTGTTCTTGCGGTAGTCGGCCGCGTGGTCGGGGTCGGCCTTCTCGAGCGCCGCGCCGACGCCCTTGGCGACCTCGGCGTACTTCACCGGGTCGAGCCAGATGTGGGGGTCCTCGCCGGCCTCGCCGTGGCCGTGGTCGTGGCCCTCGGCCTCGCCCTCGGAGTGGCCCTCCTCGCCCTCGTGGGCGTGGTCGTGGCCGGAGGAGCCGTGGACCTCGAGCTTCGTGAGGGTGGCGGCGTCGACCACGTGCTTCACGCCGGACTGGGCGACGGCCTTGTCGACGGCGGGCTGCAGGCCCTTGAGGTAGAGGACCACGTCGGACTCGCCGAGCTGCCCGGTCTGCTTCGGGGTGATCTCCAGGTCGTGCGGTTCGACGCCCGGCTTGGTCAGGGTGGCGGCCTTGACGTGGTCCTTGCCGATCTGTTCGGCCAGGAACTGCATCGGGTAAAACGACGACATGACGTCGAGCTTGCCGCCCTTGCCGACGCCGGCGGCCGAGGCTCCAGAGCAGGCGGTGAGGGCCGTGGCGCCCAGCGCGACGGCTCCGGCGAGGGCGGCTGCGGGTATGAGGCGTCGTACGTTCATGACATCCATTTTCATCAAAAATGGAAACGGTTGTCAAAAACCCTGGTGGGGCCCACGGGGGAGGGGCCGTGGAAGGGGTCCCGATTTGAAAGGGGGGGTGCGGGCGCCGGTAACCTTGAGTCTTCGCCGTTCGTCCTCGTAATGAAGAGAGCACCGTGGCCGCCGACAAGATCGAAACCATCGTCAGCCTGAGCAAGCGCCGTGGCTTCGTTTTCCCGTGCAGTGAGATCTACGGCGGCTCCAGGGCTGCCTGGGACTACGGCCCGCTCGGTGTCGAGCTCAAGGAGAACATCAAGCGCCAGTGGTGGAAGGCGATGGTCACCGGGCGTGAGGACATCGTCGGTATCGACTCGTCCGTGATCCTGGCCCCCGAGGTCTGGGTGGCCTCCGGCCACGTCGCGACCTTCTCGGACCCGCTGACCGAGTGCACCTCCTGCCACAAGCGTCACCGCGCGGACCACCTGGAAGAGGCGTACGAGGCCAAGCACGGCCGTCTGCCCGCCAACGGTCTCGCCGACATCAACTGCCCCAACTGCGGTGTGAAGGGCCAGTTCACCGAGCCGAAGCAGTTCTCCGGCATGCTGGAGACCCACCTCGGCCCGACCCAGGACACCGGCTCGAAGGCGTACCTGCGCCCCGAGACCGCCCAGGGCATCTTCACCAACTTCGCCCAGGTGCAGACCACCTCGCGCAAGAAGCCCCCGTTCGGCATCGCGCAGATGGGCAAGTCCTTCCGCAACGAGATCACGCCCGGCAACTTCATCTTCCGCACGCGCGAGTTCGAGCAGATGGAGATGGAGTTCTTCGTCAAGCCGGGCGAGGACGAGCAGTGGCAGGAGTACTGGATGGCCGAGCGGTGGAACTGGTACCGCGACCTCGGCATCCGCGAGGAGAACATCCGCTGGTACGACCACCCGAAGGAGAAGCTGTCCCACTACTCGAAGCGCACCGCCGACATCGAGTACCGCTTCAACTTCGGTGGCAACGAGTTCTCCGAGCTCGAAGGCATCGCCAACCGCACCGACTTCGACCTCAAGGCCCACTCCGCCGCCTCGGGCCAGGACCTCACGTACTTCGACCAGGAGTCCAAGGAGAAGTACACCCCGTACGTCATCGAGCCGGCGGCCGGTGTCAACCGCGCCATGCTCGCCTTCATGCTCGACGCGTACAACGAGGACGAGGCCCCCAACGCCAAGGGCGTCATGGAGAAGCGCACCGTGATGCGCCTCGACCCGCGTCTGGCCCCGATCAAGGTCGCCGTCCTGCCGCTGTCCCGCAACCCGCAGCTGTCGCCGAAGGCCAAGGGCCTCGCTGCCGACCTGCGCAAGTTCTGGAACATCGAGTTCGACGACGCGGGCGCCATCGGTCGCCGCTACCGCCGCCAGGACGAGATCGGTACGCCGTTCTGCGTCACCGTCGACTTCGACACCCTGGACGACAACGCGGTGACCGTGCGCGAGCGCGACACCATGAAGCAGGAGCGCGTCTCCCTGGACCAGATCCAGAGCTACCTCGGCAGCCGCCTGCTCGGCTGCTAGTTCCCGCCGCCTGAAAGACCGGTGGCCCGGTGCGCGGATCGCGCACCGGGCCACCGGTCTTTTTCGTACGCAGCCGCCAGGGCGGTCAGGCTGTGAGGCCTTCGGCCTGCCCGGCCGCGGCGGCCGCCGCGGCGGCCCGCTTCTCACCCTCGGCCTTGGTGCGCTTGACGAAGCTGATCGTCCAGAGGGCCAGGCCGCCGAGCGTCCCGTAGATCATGAACGGGCTGAGGGTCACCATGGTGGAGGTGTCCAGGACGTACGACAGGACGATCCGGACCGCCGCCTCGATGAGGTAGGCAACGCCCCACACCAGGGTCATGCGGCGCTGGGCGTTGCGGAAACCCTCGAACCGCCACAGGCCGTTGTAGTACGCCACGCCCGCCGGGGTGCCGTCCGTGCCGAACTTCCGGCCGAAGTAGAACATCAGCGGCCGCGGCGCGAGCAGGGTGCCGAGGCACAGGAGCCCGAACAGGCCCGTCACGGCGGAGTCCTTGACCAGCAGGGCCTGCGTGGACTGGGCACCCACGAGGGAGACCACGGCGGTGATCACCAGGAACACCAGGGTGACGATGGCGAACTCGTCCAGCTTGCGCCGCCAGGCCACCATGATGGCGCTGTCGAGTACCGGCCAGGCGCCGCTGGCCAGCAGAGCCGAGGCCTCGCTCCAGCCGTGGTCGTCGACGAGGGTGTTGTAGGTGACGATCGGTGCGACCACGTTGAGTGCGATGGTAAGGATCAAGCCGATCGCCGCCGCGCCGCCGGAGCGGGCAGGAGGTGCGGGCTGGGCAGCCTGAGTGGGTTGAGCGGACAAGGTTCCCCCTGGAACGTGCCTGATGAAGTGCGGTAGGGGGACCGTATGGAGTTTGACGGGGGACAGACAAGTCGGACGCGCCCAAAATGATCATCAAGCTGTCCGGACTGACCGGTTCCGGACATCGCGTTGCGCGCGTTGCCGACGCGGTCAGGCGCGCAGGCCCCGGATGACGAGGGCGGTGACCGCCTCGAACTCCGTGATGATCGTGGGCGAGAGCCACTCGGCCGCGTACTGCGGATCGTGGAAACGGCCGGTGGCGTCGAACACCGCCCGGGCGGCGGCCGGCACATCGGGCGCACTGAGCGAGCCGGCCTCGACGCCCTCGGAGATGATCCGGCCCAACTGGTCGATCAGCTGGCTCAGATGGTGGTCCACCACGCCGCTGCTCTCGGAGAGCAGCACCGTGTACGTGGCGAACAGCTCCGGGTCGTCACCCGCCTTGTGCCGCTTGGCCTCGAAGAGCGCCTCCAGCCAGGCCTCCAGCTTGGAGGGCGCAGCCGGGCCGGTGGCCGAGGCGATCTCCTCCAGGCGGACGACGCTCTTGGCGAGCCAGCGGTCCGTGACGGCCTCGCGCAGGGCCGCCTTCGACGGGAAGTGCCGGTACACGCTGCCGTGGCTGACGCCCAGGGCGCGGGCCACGTCCACCACGGTCGCCTTGGTGGGCCCGTAGCGGCGCAGCACCTCCTCGGTGGTCTCGAGGATGCGCTCGGGTGTCAGGGGCTCGGCAGCAGCGGGGGGCATGAGTACGACCGTACCGCCCGCTCAGTGCTCGCTGTCGAGGTGGGCCATTTGCGCTGCCGGGTACCGCTCGCCGGCCGCGGCTCCCGCCGGGACCGCCTCCTCGATGGCCGCCAGGTCCGCAGAAGTCAGCTCCACGTCCATGGCACCCAGTGCCTCGGACAGCCGGTCCCGGCGGCGGGCGCCCACCAGCGGCACGATGTCCTCGCCGCGCGAGAGCACCCAGGCGATGGCGGTCTGGGCGACGCTGACCCCCTTGTCCGCCGCGACCTTGCGCAGGGCGTCGACCAGGTCGAGGTTGTGCTGCAGGTTCTCGCCCTGGAAGCGGGGGCTCATTCCGCGGAAGTCGCCCGGCGCCAGCTCCCGGTCGCGGCTGAAGTGCCCGCTGATCAGACCTCGGCTCAGCACCCCGTACGCCGTGACGCCGATGCCCAGCTCGCGGGCGGTCGGCAGGATCTCCTCCTCGATGCCGCGGGAGATGAGCGAGTACTCGATCTGGAGGTCCGCGATCGGGGCCACGGCCGCGGCTCTGCGCAGCGTGTCCGCGCCGACCTCGGAGAGGCCGATGTGCCGCACGTGCCCGGCTTCGACGGCCTCGGCGATGGCGCCGACGGTCTCCTCGATCGGGACGGCCGGGTCGACACGGGCGATCCGGTAGACGTCGATGTGGTCCCGGCCGAGGCGCTGGAGCGAGTAGGCCAGGAAGTTCCTGACGGCCTCGGGGCGGCCGTCGTAGCCGGTGAATCCGCCCTCGACGGTGCGCAGGGCACCGAACTTCACGCTGACCAGGGCCTGCTCACGGGCCGCGGCGGGCGCGGTGCGCAGGGCCTCGCCGATGAGCATCTCGTTGTGCCCCATGCCGTAGAAGTCGCCGGTGTCGAGCAGCGCACTCGTGCCGTCGGGGACGGCGTCCAGGTAGGCGTGGATGGTCGCGATCGACTCGGTGCGGTCGGCCTCCCCGTACAGGGCGGACATGCCCATGCAGCCCAGCCCCAGCGGGAAGACGGAGGGGCCGGTGGAGCCGAGGGTGCGGGTGTTCTCGTTCTTGGTCATGGAACAACCATGGCATGACGGGTGACAGATTTCAATATCTGTCACCCGTCAGGGTGGCTATGCCGCCACCCGCAGGGCGAGCGCCGCCGCCGCGACCAGGGCGAGGGTGGCCGCCGGGGCCAGTTCGAAGTCCTTCACGCGCAGGTGGCTGATGACCGCGCCGATGAAGTAGAGGGTCACGCCGACGGCGGCGGCCACGCCCAGCGGAGTCACCCACAGGCCCGCGACCAGGCCTGCCGCGCCGGCCGCCTTCGCGATGGCCAGCAGGGGCAGCCAGCTGTCCGGGACCTGGACCTTCCGCGCGCTCGCGACGATCGCCTCGGTCCGCTGGAACGTGAACGTGGCGGACGCGGCCAGGACGAGTGCGAGCAGACCGGCGACGACGGCGTACGCAATGAACATGATGAGCTCCAACGATCGAGGATGTTAAATCATTGAGTACCATCAACGATCGATCCTCCGCAACCATTCCTCGGTTGTTACGATGTCTGATATGACGGCAGCTCAGGAGTCTCCGCACCCCCCGCAGCGGCTGGGCCTGCTGCTGGCCTGGCACGGCTCGATCACCGAGACCCGCATGAAGAAGGCGCTCAGCGCGGCCGGACTCACCCCGCGGCACGCGATGACGCTGATGCGCCTCGAGGACGGCCCCATCGGCCAGCGGGCACTCGCCGAGGGGCTCGAGGTGGACCCGAGCGTGCTGGTCGGCATCCTCAACGACCTGGAGGGCGAGGGTCTCGCCCTGCGCCGCCGGGATCCGGCCGACCGCCGCCGCCACAACGTGGCCATCACCGAGGCCGGATCGGCCGCCCTCGCCAAGACGAACGCGGCGCTCGACGAGGTCGAACGCTCCCTGTTCGCCGCGCTCTCGCAGCAGGACCAGGACGCGCTGCGCAGCCTGCTGGCCCGGATCGACTCGAACCCCGAGGACTTCAACTGCGGCGAATAGGCGCCGAGGGGGTGTCCGGCGTCAGCCGCGCGGCGGAGCTTCGGCCGACTGCGAGGACACCGTGGCCGTCCGCTCCAGCCTCCGGGCGGTCCGTGTCGCCGTCCCCATGGCCCACCGGCCACTGGTCGCGGCGCCCACGACGAGGGCGAGCAGCCCGCAGCCCGTGATGATCCACCAGGCCGGCCGGGTCGCCTCGACGAAATCGGCGCCGCCCGCCGTCCCGGCCGCCAGGACCGCGCCGATCACGGCCACGCCCAGCGTGCCACCGGTCTGCCGGCTGGTGGAGGCCACCGCGGCCGCGACCCCCGCCTGGGACCGGGGCATCCCGGAGACCGCGGTGTTGGTGATGGGTGCGTTCACCATGCCGAAGCCCAGCCCGAACAGCACGTACGCCGTGAACAGCAGCGGCGTCGAGGTCTGCGCCGAGAAGGCGGCGAACAGCACCCCGCTCGCCGCCATCGCCGTCCCCGCGATCAGCAGCGAGGGCCGCGGCCCCCGATTGCCGACCAGACGGCCCGACAGCGGGGCGCAGAGGAACGTCAGCAGGGCCATCGGCAGCATGTAGAGCCCGGCGTCGAGCGCGCTGAGCCCCCGTACGTCCTGCAGGTACAGGGTGTTCAGGAACAGGAACCCGGACAGCGCGGCAAAGGCGCTGATCGCTATCACCGTCGCGCCACTGAACGGAGCGCTCCGGAAGAACCGCGGGTCGATCAGCGGCTCCGCCCGCCGCGGCTCGTAGAAGAGCAGCCCCGCCAGCGAGGCCACGGCCAGGGCCGTGCAGCCGAGGATGACCGGCGAGCTCCAGCCGGCGCTCGGCGCCTCGATGATCCCGTACGTCACGGACCCCAGCAGGGCCATGACCAGCAGCTGGCCCACCGGGTCCGGGCGGCGCGGGTGTGCGGCCCGCGACTCCGGGACGAAGCGCAGGGTCAGCGCGAAGGCCACCAGCCCGACCGGGAGGTTGATCCAGAAGATGGAGCGCCAGCCGACCGATTCGACGAGCAGCCCGCCGATCAGCGGGCCCACGGCCATGGAGATGCCGACCACCGCGCCCCAGACGCCGATGGCGCGGGCCCGCTCGCGCGGATCCGTGAAGGTGTTGGTGATGATCGACATGGCGACCGGGTTGAGCATCGAGCCGCCCACGGCCTGGACCATCCGGAAGGCGATCAGCCACTCCAGGGTCGGCGCCAGCGAGCAGAGCAGTGAACCCGCCGTGAAGAGGACGAGGCCCGCGGCGAAGACCCTGCGGCGCCCGATCCGGTCCGCCGTGGAGCCAGCCAGCATCAGCAGCGAGGCCAGGACCAGCGTGTACGCGTCGATCGTCCACTGCATGCCGGAGACGGAGGCGTCCAGCTCACGGCGCATCGAGGGCAGGGCGACGTTGAGGACGGTCACGTCGAGGCTGACGATGAGCAGGCTCATGCAGCAGATCGCCAGGATCAGCATCCTCCGGCGGCGGCTCGACTCCGTCATGCTTACGATAGTACGTCTAACTAAAGAAATGCGTGTTGCGGTTCGCCTGGGCGACAATGGGGGGATGACCACGCTCCCTCCGCCGCTCGCGATCGGCCCGCACACCGTGCAGCCCCCCGTGGTGCTCGCCCCCATGGCCGGCATCACCAATGCCCCGTTCCGTACCCTCTGCCGCGAGTTCAGCGGCGGCAAGGGGCTGTTCGTGAGCGAGATGATCACGACCCGCGCCCTGGTCGAGCGCAACGAGAAGACCATGCAGCTGATCCACTTCGACGAGACCGAGAAGCCCCGCTCGATCCAGCTGTACGGAGTCGACCCGGCGACGGTCGGCAAGGCGGTCCGCATGATCGTCGAAGAGGACCGCGCCGACCACATCGACCTGAACTTCGGCTGCCCGGTCCCCAAGGTGACCCGCAAGGGCGGCGGGTCGGCCCTGCCGTACAAGCGGAACCTGCTGCGCGCGATCCTGCGCGAGGCCGTCGCGGGCGCCGGCGACCTGCCGGTCACCATGAAGATGCGCAAGGGCATCAACGACGACCACCTCACCTACCTGGACGCTGGCCGGATCGCCGTCGAGGAGGGCGTCACCGCCATCGCCCTGCACGGGCGCACCACCGCCCAGCACTACGGCGGCACCGCCGACTGGGACGCCATCGCGCGGCTCAAGGAGCACGTGCCGGAGATCCCCGTGCTCGGCAACGGCGACATCTGGTGCGCCGAGGACGCGCTGCGCATGGTCCGCGAGACCGGCTGCGACGGCGTGGTCGTCGGGCGCGGCTGCCTGGGGCGTCCGTGGCTGTTCAACGACCTGGTCGCGGCCTTCGAGGGGCGGCCCGAAGACTTCCACAAGCCCACGCTGCGCGAGGTCGCGGCCACCATGCA
This genomic interval carries:
- a CDS encoding MFS transporter is translated as MTESSRRRRMLILAICCMSLLIVSLDVTVLNVALPSMRRELDASVSGMQWTIDAYTLVLASLLMLAGSTADRIGRRRVFAAGLVLFTAGSLLCSLAPTLEWLIAFRMVQAVGGSMLNPVAMSIITNTFTDPRERARAIGVWGAVVGISMAVGPLIGGLLVESVGWRSIFWINLPVGLVAFALTLRFVPESRAAHPRRPDPVGQLLVMALLGSVTYGIIEAPSAGWSSPVILGCTALAVASLAGLLFYEPRRAEPLIDPRFFRSAPFSGATVIAISAFAALSGFLFLNTLYLQDVRGLSALDAGLYMLPMALLTFLCAPLSGRLVGNRGPRPSLLIAGTAMAASGVLFAAFSAQTSTPLLFTAYVLFGLGFGMVNAPITNTAVSGMPRSQAGVAAAVASTSRQTGGTLGVAVIGAVLAAGTAGGADFVEATRPAWWIITGCGLLALVVGAATSGRWAMGTATRTARRLERTATVSSQSAEAPPRG
- a CDS encoding TetR family transcriptional regulator is translated as MPPAAAEPLTPERILETTEEVLRRYGPTKATVVDVARALGVSHGSVYRHFPSKAALREAVTDRWLAKSVVRLEEIASATGPAAPSKLEAWLEALFEAKRHKAGDDPELFATYTVLLSESSGVVDHHLSQLIDQLGRIISEGVEAGSLSAPDVPAAARAVFDATGRFHDPQYAAEWLSPTIITEFEAVTALVIRGLRA
- a CDS encoding glycine--tRNA ligase is translated as MAADKIETIVSLSKRRGFVFPCSEIYGGSRAAWDYGPLGVELKENIKRQWWKAMVTGREDIVGIDSSVILAPEVWVASGHVATFSDPLTECTSCHKRHRADHLEEAYEAKHGRLPANGLADINCPNCGVKGQFTEPKQFSGMLETHLGPTQDTGSKAYLRPETAQGIFTNFAQVQTTSRKKPPFGIAQMGKSFRNEITPGNFIFRTREFEQMEMEFFVKPGEDEQWQEYWMAERWNWYRDLGIREENIRWYDHPKEKLSHYSKRTADIEYRFNFGGNEFSELEGIANRTDFDLKAHSAASGQDLTYFDQESKEKYTPYVIEPAAGVNRAMLAFMLDAYNEDEAPNAKGVMEKRTVMRLDPRLAPIKVAVLPLSRNPQLSPKAKGLAADLRKFWNIEFDDAGAIGRRYRRQDEIGTPFCVTVDFDTLDDNAVTVRERDTMKQERVSLDQIQSYLGSRLLGC
- a CDS encoding MarR family winged helix-turn-helix transcriptional regulator; this encodes MTAAQESPHPPQRLGLLLAWHGSITETRMKKALSAAGLTPRHAMTLMRLEDGPIGQRALAEGLEVDPSVLVGILNDLEGEGLALRRRDPADRRRHNVAITEAGSAALAKTNAALDEVERSLFAALSQQDQDALRSLLARIDSNPEDFNCGE
- a CDS encoding aldo/keto reductase, translating into MTKNENTRTLGSTGPSVFPLGLGCMGMSALYGEADRTESIATIHAYLDAVPDGTSALLDTGDFYGMGHNEMLIGEALRTAPAAAREQALVSVKFGALRTVEGGFTGYDGRPEAVRNFLAYSLQRLGRDHIDVYRIARVDPAVPIEETVGAIAEAVEAGHVRHIGLSEVGADTLRRAAAVAPIADLQIEYSLISRGIEEEILPTARELGIGVTAYGVLSRGLISGHFSRDRELAPGDFRGMSPRFQGENLQHNLDLVDALRKVAADKGVSVAQTAIAWVLSRGEDIVPLVGARRRDRLSEALGAMDVELTSADLAAIEEAVPAGAAAGERYPAAQMAHLDSEH
- a CDS encoding DoxX family protein, with product MFIAYAVVAGLLALVLAASATFTFQRTEAIVASARKVQVPDSWLPLLAIAKAAGAAGLVAGLWVTPLGVAAAVGVTLYFIGAVISHLRVKDFELAPAATLALVAAAALALRVAA
- a CDS encoding metal ABC transporter substrate-binding protein, translated to MNVRRLIPAAALAGAVALGATALTACSGASAAGVGKGGKLDVMSSFYPMQFLAEQIGKDHVKAATLTKPGVEPHDLEITPKQTGQLGESDVVLYLKGLQPAVDKAVAQSGVKHVVDAATLTKLEVHGSSGHDHAHEGEEGHSEGEAEGHDHGHGEAGEDPHIWLDPVKYAEVAKGVGAALEKADPDHAADYRKNTDELVGKLTALDAEFKDGLKNTASKTFITTHSAFGYLAERYGLDQEGISGVDPESEPSPARMKELQAVAQKDNVSTVFFETLASDKTARTLAADTGLKTDVLDPLEGITDKSQGADYFEVMRSNLKNLQKALGSK
- a CDS encoding VC0807 family protein, whose product is MVAPIVTYNTLVDDHGWSEASALLASGAWPVLDSAIMVAWRRKLDEFAIVTLVFLVITAVVSLVGAQSTQALLVKDSAVTGLFGLLCLGTLLAPRPLMFYFGRKFGTDGTPAGVAYYNGLWRFEGFRNAQRRMTLVWGVAYLIEAAVRIVLSYVLDTSTMVTLSPFMIYGTLGGLALWTISFVKRTKAEGEKRAAAAAAAAGQAEGLTA
- the dusB gene encoding tRNA dihydrouridine synthase DusB produces the protein MTTLPPPLAIGPHTVQPPVVLAPMAGITNAPFRTLCREFSGGKGLFVSEMITTRALVERNEKTMQLIHFDETEKPRSIQLYGVDPATVGKAVRMIVEEDRADHIDLNFGCPVPKVTRKGGGSALPYKRNLLRAILREAVAGAGDLPVTMKMRKGINDDHLTYLDAGRIAVEEGVTAIALHGRTTAQHYGGTADWDAIARLKEHVPEIPVLGNGDIWCAEDALRMVRETGCDGVVVGRGCLGRPWLFNDLVAAFEGRPEDFHKPTLREVAATMHRHAELLGEWIGDEARGVIDFRKHVAWYLKGFSVGSEMRKKLAVTSSLAELDAHLSELDLDQPWPDSADGPRGRTSGNNRVVLPDGWLKDPYDCAGVSEDAELDTSGG